A DNA window from bacterium contains the following coding sequences:
- a CDS encoding acetyltransferase, which produces MAMEKVVILGAGGSAREVLGIFDDANRRKKIYDVVGFVIDPEYGKPGTIINDRPVLGGFDWLEKHRTKVSAVCAVGASELRCRMVRRAIGIGVRFCTIIHPGTNLSKWVSVGEGSVIAAGTILTTQVKIGNHVHVNLDCTIHHDAVIEDFVTLSPGVHVTGNVTLREGCFIGTGVNFVPKTTVGSWAIVGAGSAVASDIPPNTTAVGVPAKVIKTRLDGWHLSS; this is translated from the coding sequence ATGGCGATGGAAAAAGTCGTGATCCTGGGGGCAGGCGGCTCGGCGAGGGAAGTGCTGGGCATTTTCGACGACGCGAACCGTCGGAAAAAAATCTACGACGTCGTGGGATTCGTCATCGATCCCGAATACGGAAAACCGGGGACGATCATCAACGACCGGCCCGTGCTCGGAGGGTTCGACTGGCTCGAGAAACACCGGACAAAAGTCTCGGCCGTGTGCGCCGTGGGAGCTTCGGAGTTGCGCTGCCGGATGGTCCGGCGGGCGATCGGGATCGGTGTCCGGTTCTGCACCATCATCCATCCGGGGACGAACCTTTCGAAGTGGGTATCCGTCGGCGAGGGATCCGTCATCGCCGCCGGGACCATCCTTACGACCCAGGTGAAGATCGGCAACCACGTCCATGTGAACCTGGATTGCACGATTCACCATGACGCGGTCATCGAGGATTTCGTCACCCTGTCTCCCGGCGTCCACGTTACGGGAAACGTAACGCTCAGGGAAGGATGCTTCATCGGCACCGGAGTGAACTTTGTGCCGAAGACCACCGTGGGATCCTGGGCGATCGTCGGTGCGGGTAGCGCGGTGGCTTCGGATATCCCTCCCAATACGACGGCGGTGGGTGTGCCGGCGAAGGTGATAAAAACCCGGCTTGACGGGTGGCACCTATCCTCGTGA